In Castanea sativa cultivar Marrone di Chiusa Pesio chromosome 6, ASM4071231v1, a single window of DNA contains:
- the LOC142640123 gene encoding uncharacterized protein LOC142640123, with protein MADPSSPPIRDSISQEEFNMFHTIDRTLFTRLVFNLGRDPAEATQVMALWLWLEKVGEEIDMVYSKILSLPDTILNALVDESVMALTCIESDQFRFSSDSTSDMIPLIQSLTKTGVSLRFFHDNRIGIIRGVTKIINEVCVRAFEDIVKLAQANKSAQESTGIGFEFDKPVNFHSAILNPLSSALYYNSSGVVGVQSPNVGVSQFLAPHVPVSGGGLPLEVSRGFDPYDLSFQRQILNNEIGEVLSRIKSSTPRDEEAKEVPPDERTIFLTFSKGYPITENEVREFFTRKFGDFIEDIFMQEVLPEEQPLYARLVVRVASFIEVVLDHKNKAKFSINGKHVWARKYVRKNKSPAKSSPSASQPTSPAAAEQY; from the exons ATGGCTGATCCTTCTTCTCCTCCCATTAGGGATTCAATCTCACAAGAGGAATTCAACATGTTCCACACCATAGACCGTACCCTCTTCACTCGCTTGGTTTTCAACCTTGGCCGTGACCCTGCTGAGGCCACCCAAGTCATGGCACTTTGGCTTTGGCTCGAGAAAGTTGGTGAGGAAATAGACATGGTGTACTCCAAAATATTGTCCTTGCCAGACACTATACTCAACGCACTAGTCGATGAGTCTGTCATGGCCTTGACTTGCATTGAGAGTGACCAGTTTCGTTTCTCTTCTGATAGCACCTCTGACATGATCCCTTTGATTCAAAGCCTAACAAAAACTGGGGTCTCACTCCGTTTCTTCCATGACAATCGTATTGGCATTATTCGCGGTGTCACTAAGATTATCAATGAGGTTTGCGTGAGAGCCTTCGAGGACATAGTGAAACTTGCACAAGCAAACAAGAGTGCCCAAGAAAGCACTGGCATTGGGTTTGAGTTTGACAAGCCGGTGAACTTTCATAGTGCAATTCTGAACCCCTTGTCTTCTGCTTTGTATTACAACTCTTCTGGGGTTGTTGGGGTTCAATCTCCTAACGTTGGGGTTTCACAGTTTTTGGCTCCTCATGTGCCTGTGAGTGGAGGAGGGCTGCCTTTGGAGGTTTCTCGGGGTTTTGATCCTTATGATCTTTCGTTTCAGAGACAGATTTTGAACAATGAAATTGGTGAGGTTTTGAGTCGCATAAAGTCAAGTACCCCTAGAGATGAGGAAGCGAAAGAAGTCCCTCCAGATGAGAGAACTATTTTCTTGACATTCTCTAAAGGGTACCCCATTACAGAGAATGAAGTTCGAGAGTTCTTCACTAG gAAATTTGGAGATTTCATTGAAGATATTTTCATGCAAGAGGTTCTACCAGAGGAGCAACCACTTTATGCACGCCTTGTTGTTCGTGTAGCTTCCTTCATTGAAGTGGTCCTTGACCATAAGAACAAAGCGAAATTCTCCATCAATGGGAAACATGTTTGGGCTCGAAAATATGTGCGTAAGAACAAGTCGCCAGCAAAGTCATCTCCATCAGCGTCCCAACCTACTTCACCAGCGGCAGCAGAACAATATTAA
- the LOC142640837 gene encoding uncharacterized protein LOC142640837 translates to MSTSSRFLFSNGVVLHSSDAPPITTFLESHPGAYTTTRTHNNASCLLFWERHVKRLAESIRILSNSTPQLLFKQNDSMVMHSLPQFTMGSFRALVNDSMNKVLPIAMKEKRSDGEELSVTTLVSGNIERLSGIGNVGYDDDDDDDDDERGCQALDVYVYVGSYVVPAFGVRGNGARLALVGRGRDVANAKYSDWVRLRKPLEKLRPFSVTELLLSNDGDQILEGCVTNFFVVCRKDIDEAKGDYLNDRNGTCAFEVQTAPTGDGVLPGIIRQIVIEVCLSKGISFREVAPSWSKHETWEEAFITNSLRLLQHVETILVPSSWESIISKTREEISWEEKQFKDGPGMITALIQKEIVERAIVEGFPVCDAV, encoded by the exons ATGAGTACTAGTTCGAGGTTTCTGTTCAGCAACGGCGTCGTACTGCACTCCTCCGACGCTCCTCCCATAACAACCTTCCTCGAATCACATCCAG gCGCTTACACTACCACTCGAACTCACAACAATGCCTCGTGCCTTTTGTTCTGGGAAAGGCACGTGAAAAGGCTAGCTGAGTCGATAAGAATTCTATCGAATTCGACTCCACAGCTTTTGTTCAAACAAAACGATAGTATGGTTATGCATTCACTGCCACAATTTACAATGGGGTCATTTCGGGCGCTTGTTAACGATTCGATGAATAAAGTGTTGCCAATTGCGATGAAGGAGAAGAGGAGTGATGGGGAGGAATTATCGGTTACCACGCTTGTTAGTGGGAATATTGAGAGATTGAGTGGAATTGGGAATGTGggttatgatgatgatgatgatgatgatgatgatgaaagaGGTTGTCAAGCTCTTGATGTGTATGTTTATGTTGGGAGTTATGTGGTTCCTGCATTTGGGGTTCGAGGAAATGGTGCTCGTTTGGCCTTGGTGGGTCGCGGGAGGGACGTGGCGAATGCTAAGTACTCGGATTGGGTGAG GCTTAGGAAGCCTCTTGAAAAGTTGAGGCCTTTTTCAGTGACTGAGCTATTGCTGTCAAATGATGGTGATCAGATACTTGAAGGATGTGTGACAAACTTTTTCGTTGTTTGTCGAAAG GATATTGATGAAGCTAAGGGAGACTACTTGAATGATCGCAATGGTACATGTGCTTTTGAAGTACAAACGGCTCCTACTGGTGATGGTGTCCTTCCTGGAATTATTCGCCAAATAGTTATTGA AGTATGCTTGAGCAAGGGAATCTCATTTCGGGAAGTTGCACCTTCTTGGTCAAAGCATGAAACTTGGGAAGAAGCATTCATCAcaa ATAGCTTGAGACTTTTGCAACATGTGGAGACAATATTAGTTCCAAGTTCTTGGGAATCAATTATATCAAAAACTCGGGAGGAGATATCATGGGAAGAGAAGCAATTCAAG GATGGTCCCGGGATGATTACCGCATTAATTCAG AAAGAGATCGTGGAGAGAGCAATTGTAGAAGGTTTTCCGGTATGTGATGCTGTATGA
- the LOC142641737 gene encoding nuclear transcription factor Y subunit B-1-like: MAEAPTSPAGGSHDSGGEQSPRSTGGVREQDRYLPIANISRIMKKALPANGKIAKDAKDTMQECVSEFISFITSEASDKCQKEKRKTINGDDLLWAMATLGFEDYIEPLKVYLARYRELEGDSKGSARGGDSSAKRDAVGGLVAQNPQFAHHASLNYINSQFADAEG; this comes from the exons ATGGCGGAGGCTCCGACGAGTCCGGCCGGCGGGAGCCACGACAGCGGCGGAGAGCAGAGCCCGCGCTCGACGGGCGGGGTGCGAGAGCAGGACCGGTATTTGCCGATCGCCAACATAAGCAGGATCATGAAGAAGGCGTTGCCGGCTAATGGCAAGATCGCTAAGGACGCCAAGGACACCATGCAAGAATGCGTCTCTGAATTCATCAGCTTCATCACTAGCGA agcGAGCGATAAGTGCCAGAAGGAGAAGAGGAAGACCATTAATGGTGATGATTTGTTGTGGGCAATGGCCACGTTAGGGTTCGAGGACTATATCGAACCCCTTAAGGTTTACCTAGCTAGGTATAGGGAG TTAGAA GGTGATTCCAAAGGGTCTGCTAGGGGTGGAGATTCTTCTGCAAAAAGAGATGCGGTTGGAGGCCTGGTTGCTCAAAATCCGCAG TTTGCGCATCATGCGTCATTGAACTACATTAACTCCCaa
- the LOC142638791 gene encoding protein NRT1/ PTR FAMILY 2.7-like: protein MEGMESSQQSERELYALTTPNKEAEQASNESKQGGWITFPFITGTLFGLSLAAGGWASNLIVYLITEYNVKSITATKISNVVQGSNCLFPVAGAIIADSFLGSFPVVAFFAFVSLLGMIMFTITATIHSLRPPGCAVGSHTCETPSNLQYGVLYVTLLLNSLGFGGTRFTIATMGAGQFDEPNDQATFFNWYFFALYFANAIGFTAIVYTQDNVSWGLGFGICVIANAISFVLFVLGKRFYRQVKPNGSPFTSIARVMVAAIRKRKMLETFRRQDYYFEFTGASNMEDNLPTKSFRFLNVAALKTEGDRQLNGLYARSWKLCTVEEVEDLKTLIRIIPLWSTGIFLGVSVGIFSSLVTLQALTMDRHLGPQFKIPAGSFLIFNILATAISILIIDRFLLPTWRNLARQTLTPLQRIGIGHIINMFGLVGAALIESKRLHVARTHHLMGQPGLVVSMSALWLVVPLGILGIGEGFHFPGSVGLYYQEFPKSLKSTSTAMVSLLLAIGLYLSPAITSLVDRITGWLPNNINDGRLDNVYWMLVVMAVVNFGYFLICAKMFKYQNVEDHNGPSGQAP from the exons ATGGAAGGCATGGAATCATCACAACAATCTGAGAGGGAGCTTTATGCCTTGACTACACCCAATAAAGAAGCTGAACAAGCATCTAATGAGTCCAAACAAGGAGGCTGGATTACCTTCCCATTCATTACAG GAACTCTATTTGGGCTTTCCCTAGCAGCTGGTGGATGGGCATCGAATTTGATAGTATATCTAATAACAGAGTATAACGTGAAAAGCATAACCGCTACAAAAATATCCAATGTTGTACAGGGTAGCAATTGTCTCTTTCCAGTTGCCGGTGCCATCATTGCTGACTCTTTCTTGGGCTCTTTCCCTGTCGTTGCCTTCTTCGCCTTTGTTTCCTTACTG ggtatgATCATGTTCACCATAACGGCTACAATACATTCCTTGAGGCCACCGGGATGTGCAGTTGGCTCACACACATGTGAAACCCCATCAAATCTTCAATACGGAGTCCTCTACGTGACCTTGCTGCTTAATTCACTAGGATTTGGAGGCACACGCTTCACAATTGCAACTATGGGAGCTGGACAATTTGACGAGCCCAATGATCAAGCAACTTTCTTTAATTGGTATTTTTTCGCCTTGTATTTTGCTAACGCAATCGGCTTCACTGCTATTGTCTATACCCAGGACAATGTGAGTTGGGGATTAGGGTTTGGAATATGTGTCATTGCAAATGCTATTAGCTTTGTCCTATTTGTATTGGGAAAGCGATTTTATCGCCAAGTCAAGCCAAATGGAAGCCCTTTCACGAGCATAGCTCGTGTCATGGTTGCAGCAATTCGAAAAAGGAAAATGTTGGAAACTTTTAGAAGGCAggattattattttgaattcactGGGGCGTCAAATATGGAAGACAATTTACCAACTAAAAGCTTCAG ATTCTTAAATGTTGCAGCACTTAAAACCGAAGGTGACAGACAATTAAATGGCTTGTATGCAAGATCATGGAAGCTTTGTACCGTGGAAGAAGTGGAAGATCTCAAAACCCTAATCCGAATTATCCCATTATGGTCTACTGGAATTTTCTTAGGTGTTTCAGTAGGAATTTTTTCTAGCCTCGTAACCCTCCAAGCACTAACTATGGACCGACACCTTGGGCCCCAGTTCAAAATCCCAGCTGGATCATTTCTAATCTTCAACATCTTAGCTACAGCCATCTCAATCCTTATTATTGATCGTTTCCTCCTCCCCACGTGGCGAAATCTAGCTCGTCAAACATTGACACCTCTCCAACGTATTGGAATTGGCCACATCATCAATATGTTTGGTTTGGTGGGGGCTGCCTTAATTGAATCTAAACGACTCCATGTGGCCCGAACCCATCACCTCATGGGTCAGCCTGGCTTGGTTGTGTCCATGTCAGCGCTATGGCTTGTGGTACCACTAGGCATTTTGGGCATTGGTGAGGGATTTCATTTCCCAGGTTCAGTTGGATTGTATTATCAAGAATTTCCAAAGTCACTAAAAAGTACATCCACTGCTATGGTCTCGCTATTACTCGCAATTGGGTTGTATCTAAGTCCGGCAATTACAAGTTTGGTAGACCGAATCACGGGATGGTTACCAAACAATATTAATGATGGAAGACTTGATAATGTGTATTGGATGTTGGTAGTAATGGCAGTGGTGAATTTTGGCTACTTTCTAATTTGTGCCAAGATGTTTAAGTATCAAAATGTTGAGGACCATAATGGGCCTTCAGGGCAAGCTCCCTAA
- the LOC142640838 gene encoding FAD synthetase 2, chloroplastic-like: MPTAPFAIGNVAVLPRTAVNLRPRGGVFCHPLRRSTSRPLLCSITSELSQREEDREVPLQGLSPVAGGIVALGKFEALHIGHRELAIQAAKVGPPFLLSFVGMAEVLGWEPRAPIVAKCDRRRVLSSWAPYCNNMIPAEFQVEFSSVRHLTPRQFVEKLAKELGVRGVVAGENYRFGYRAAGDALELVRLCEEYGLGAYIIGSVMDKKQYARNMNSSNSKERGQVSSTRVRRALAVGDMRYVSELLGRKHRLILMAKDQDGFTSNKSRVSAPKSCLLNLAPKEGLYEKCSLYIGEDNLVPCKVVIDTKHVHIEMDEVSTCNIVGNQDLRLLCIEFGDSGT; this comes from the exons ATGCCCACGGCGCCGTTTGCGATCGGAAATGTCGCCGTTCTTCCTCGCACCGCCGTTAACCTTCGGCCACGTGGGGGCGTTTTCTGTCATCCACTTCGGCGTTCAACGTCTCGACCTCTTCTCTGTTCAATCACCAGTGAACTAAG CCAACGAGAAGAGGATCGTGAGGTTCCACTGCAAGGATTGTCCCCAGTGGCAG GAGGAATAGTGGCATTGGGAAAGTTTGAAGCCCTTCACATTGGTCATCGAGAACTTGCAATTCAAGCAGCGAAGGTTGGACCTCCGTTTCTTTTGTCGTTTGTTGGAATGGCAGAGGTGCTTGGTTGGGAACCTAG GGCTCCCATAGTTGCCAAATGTGATCGGAGGCGAGTTCTTTCCTCTTGGGCCCCATACTGTAATAACATGATTCCAGCAGAGTTTCAAGTTGAATTTTCAAGTGTTCGACATCTCACTCCTCGACAATTTGTTGAGAAGTTGGCAAAAGAGCTTGGAGTACGTGGAGTTGTTGCAG GTGAAAATTACCGATTTGGATATAGAGCTGCTGGCGATGCATTAGAGCTGGTGAGGCTGTGTGAAGAGTATGGTTTGGGGGCTTACATTATTGGTTCTGTTATGGACAAGAAACAATATGCCAGAAATATGAACTCCAGTAATTCAAAAGAGAGAGGACAAGTCTCATCAACTCGTGTTCGTCGTGCCCTTGCTGTTGGGGATATGAGATATGTTTCAGAGCTTTTGGGTCGTAAACATCGGCTTATATTGATGGCAAAGGACCAGGATGGATTTACCAGCAACAAAAGTAGGGTGTCAGCTCCGAAGTCTTGTTTGTTAAATTTAGCACCAAAGGAGGGTCTATATGAGAAGTGCTCTCTTTATATTGGTGAGGACAACCTAGTACCATGTAAAGTAGTTATTGACACAAAGCATGTTCATATTGAAATGGATGAGGTAAGTACATGTAATATTGTCGGTAATCAAGACTTGCGGCTCTTATGTATTGAATTTGGTGATTCAGGAACTTGA